A window of the Dioscorea cayenensis subsp. rotundata cultivar TDr96_F1 chromosome 14, TDr96_F1_v2_PseudoChromosome.rev07_lg8_w22 25.fasta, whole genome shotgun sequence genome harbors these coding sequences:
- the LOC120276530 gene encoding ADP-ribosylation factor GTPase-activating protein AGD3-like codes for MPFAKLDDSPMFRKQIQSFEDSAELLRERCLKFYKGCRKYTEQLGEGYDGDIAFASSLETFGGGHNDPISVAFGGPVMTKFTIALREIGTYKEVLRSQVEHILNDRLLQFVDIDLQDVKEARKRFDKACLQYDQAREKYLSLKKNAKADVATVLEDELHVARSSFEQARFSLISAISNIEAKKRFEFLEAVSGTMDAHLRYFKQGYELLHQMEPYIHQVLTYAQQSRERSNCEQIALTERMQEFKRQIDRESRLSSYGTISSPNGDGIQAIGRSSHKMIEAVMQSAAKGKVQTIRQGYLSKRSSNLRGDWKRRFFVLDSRGMLYYYRKQFSRPSASHNARGHGSSEHGSGLLSRWFSSHYHGGVHDEKSVARHTVNLLTSTIKVDAEQSDLRFCFRIISPSKNYTLQAESAADQMDWVEKITGVIASLLSSQSPEQRLLASPSSSGHHRAASESSSFGSSSDLDHLVEEPSVERNFAAGQSDRSVRSSQQHRFHSKHDKPIDVLRKVSGNDICADCGASEPDWASLNLGVLVCIECSGVHRNLGVHISKVRSLTLDVKVWEPSVISLFESLGNAFANSIWEELLHMKSNGNSGETPSFCKFESRQQQMFVNKPKHSDPISIKEKFIQAKYAEKAFTLKPKPDQDHLFVARQTWQSVHANDKKAVYHHIVSSNANVNAVYGHASACPSALTLAKALLLQEHSGSLLDQSSSCTVSESLHKSSPTSPPHSVKATEDRIESGEIIDGFSLLHLACHTADVAMVELLLQYGAIVNAPDLQGRTPLHHCIIKGKLAFAKVLLSRGADPHDCDMYGKTPLQYAVEAGTINDEEILVLLEDTHR; via the exons ATACAGTCATTTGAAGATAGTGCAGAATTATTGAGAGAGAGGTGTCTAAAGTTTTATAAAGGCTGCCGCAAGTACAC AGAACAACTTGGGGAGGGATATGATGGGGATATTGCTTTTGCTAGCTCCCTTGAAACGTTCGGTGGTGGGCACAATGACCCCATCAGTGTTGCTTTTGGAG GGCCCGTCATGACCAAATTTACAATTGCTTTAAGAGAAATCGGAACATATAAAGAAGTTTTACGCTCCCAG GTTGAGCATATATTGAATGACAGACTACTGCAATTTGTTGACATAGATCTGCAAGATGTCAAG GAAGCACGTAAACGTTTTGACAAGGCCTGCCTTCAGTATGATCAG GCTCGTGAGAAGTACTTATCACTAAAGAAAAATGCAAAAGCAGATGTTGCCACTGTCCTGGAGGAT GAGCTCCATGTTGCAAGGTCTTCCTTTGAGCAGGCCCGGTTCAGTCTT ATTTCTGCAATTTCTAATATAGAAGCAAAGAAGAGATTTGAATTTCTGGAGGCCGTTAGTGGGACAATGGACGCTCATCTTCGCTATTTCAAACAA GGGTATGAACTATTACATCAGATGGAGCCATATATACACCAG GTCCTAACTTATGCACAGCAATCAAGGGAAAGGTCTAACTGTGAGCAAATAGCCCTTACAGAAAGAATGCAAGAGTTCAAAAGACAGATAGATCGAGAAAGTCGATTATCTTCATATGGCACAATTTCTTCTCCTAATGGCGATGGTATTCAAGCTATTGGAAGAAGTTCACATAAAATGATTGAGGCAGTGATGCAATCTGCTGCAAAAGGGAAG GTCCAAACTATCCGGCAAGGTTATCTTTCAAAGAGGTCATCAAATTTGAGAGGTGATTGGAAAAGAAGATTTTTTGTCCTTGACAGTCGAGGAATGCTCTATTACTATCGCAAGCAGTTTAGCAGGCCATCT GCAAGTCATAATGCCAGGGGTCACGGTTCATCTGAACATGGATCTGGATTGCTAAGTCGGTGGTTCTCTTCTCACTATCATGGTGGAGTTCATGATGAGAAGTCTGTTGCACGTCATACTGTTAACCTCCTGACTTCAACAATTAAAGTTGATGCAGAGCAATCAGATCTGAGGTTCTGCTTCAGGATCATCTCACCATCTAAGAACTATACTTTGCAG GCAGAAAGTGCTGCTGATCAGATGGATTGGGTTGAAAAAATAACTGGAGTCATTGCTTCCCTTTTGAGCTCTCAGTCACCTGAGCAG cGCCTTCTTGCCAGCCCTTCAAGCAGTGGCCATCATCGTGCTGCAAGTGAGAGTAGTTCTTTTGGTAGCTCTTCTGATCTTGATCATTTGGTTGAAGAACCATCAGTGGAAAGAAACTTTGCTGCCGGGCAGTCAGATAGATCCGTTAGAAGCTCACAACAGCATAGGTTCCACTCAAAACATGATAAACCGATTGATGTGCTGAGGAAAGTATCTGGAAATGACATTTGTGCTGATTGTGGTGCTTCTGAGCCTGATTGGGCATCCTTGAACCTTGGAGTTCTTGTGTGCATTGAGTGTTCTGGAGTACATCGCAATCTTGGCGTGCATATTTCCAAG GTAAGGTCCCTTACACTGGATGTTAAAGTATGGGAGCCGTCTGTGATTAGTCTATTTGAATCATTGGGTAATGCTTTTGCCAACTCCATTTGGGAAGAATTACTGCACATGAAAAGCAATGGAAATAGTGGTGAAACTCCAAG TTTCTGTAAGTTTGAGAGCAGACAACAGCAGATGTTTGTCAATAAACCAAAGCATTCTGATCCTATTTCAATAAAAGAGAAGTTCATCCAAGCAAAG TATGCAGAAAAGGCTTTTACTCTGAAACCAAAGCCAGATCAGGATCACCTCTTTGTTGCCAGACAGACATGGCAAAGCGTCCATGCAAATGATAAGAAAGCAGTATATCATCACATAGTGTCTTCAAATGCTAATGTCAATGCCGTGTACGGGCATGCATCAGCATGCCCCTCAGCTTTAACTCTCGCAAAAGCATTGCTTCTTCAAGAACATTCAGGATCATTGTTGGATCAAAGTTCTAGTTGCACTGTCAGCGAATCCCTTCACAAGAGTTCTCCCACAAGCCCGCCTCATTCAGTGAAAGCAACCGAAGACAGGATTGAGTCGGGTGAAATTATTGATGGCTTCTCCCTTCTTCACCTTGCATGCCACACTGCGGATGTAGCCATGGTGGAACTTCTATTACAGTACGGCGCCATTGTAAATGCTCCCGATTTGCAAGG